The following are encoded in a window of Clostridium thermarum genomic DNA:
- a CDS encoding amino acid permease: protein MGNHRGMSAWQLAMMALGTVVGGSFFLGSSVAIKAAGPAVLISYVLGAVLVYFILYSLSEMTVANAAPGSFRSFAGDVFGPGVSFVVGWVYWTGLILAMSSEATAVSLLIREWLPDISISLVGSMIIIAVTLINLLGADNLSKLESSLAAIKLLAIIAFILMALSIISGIMPGITRVGLGELNREMLFPAGLGGVAGSMLIVLLTYAGFETIGLAASEAQNPVKTVPKAINYTVFTLVGLYVICIAVIMPLVPTDALNEEISPMVAALNRWGIDWAGTVLNIVLITAILSTMLAAMFGLGRMIRSLALDGQAPKWLKTMEDVPRRGIIFSGIAMLVGMSMSLILPETVYIFLLSSSGFALLFTYAVILATHIRFRKKYGCPPNGKCQMPAYPYSDWIALTGLVAIIVSMPLVPGQGSGLIAGLIIVAVYSSAYLVMRSIKRVRKNHKINNTGIGTLSKMRMSMEASEELTDKNRESDKDRSH, encoded by the coding sequence ATGGGTAATCATAGAGGCATGTCTGCGTGGCAGTTAGCCATGATGGCTTTGGGAACTGTAGTTGGTGGTTCATTTTTTCTTGGTTCTTCTGTAGCAATAAAAGCTGCAGGTCCTGCTGTACTAATTTCATATGTCTTAGGTGCAGTTCTGGTGTATTTTATATTATATTCATTATCCGAAATGACAGTGGCAAATGCAGCTCCCGGGTCTTTCCGAAGCTTTGCGGGAGATGTATTTGGTCCAGGTGTCAGCTTTGTTGTGGGCTGGGTTTACTGGACAGGACTAATCCTGGCAATGTCCAGTGAAGCCACGGCGGTATCCCTCTTAATCAGAGAATGGTTACCAGATATCTCTATTTCTTTGGTGGGCTCAATGATAATCATAGCTGTAACTTTGATCAACTTACTTGGCGCAGACAATTTAAGTAAGCTGGAAAGCAGTCTGGCTGCTATAAAACTCCTTGCAATTATAGCTTTTATTCTTATGGCCTTATCTATAATCAGTGGAATCATGCCTGGGATTACAAGGGTAGGATTAGGTGAATTAAACCGGGAAATGCTATTTCCTGCAGGGCTTGGAGGTGTTGCAGGAAGTATGCTCATAGTACTGCTTACATATGCCGGATTTGAAACTATCGGATTGGCAGCCTCGGAGGCACAAAACCCCGTTAAGACTGTTCCAAAAGCAATAAACTATACAGTATTTACTTTAGTTGGTTTATATGTAATCTGCATAGCAGTGATAATGCCGTTAGTACCAACTGATGCCCTAAACGAAGAAATCAGTCCCATGGTAGCGGCCTTAAACCGGTGGGGAATTGATTGGGCAGGTACAGTACTTAATATTGTTTTAATCACTGCAATACTATCAACTATGCTGGCAGCTATGTTTGGCTTAGGGAGAATGATACGGTCCTTGGCTTTGGACGGCCAAGCGCCTAAATGGCTTAAAACAATGGAGGATGTACCCAGGAGGGGAATAATTTTTTCCGGAATAGCTATGCTGGTTGGAATGTCTATGAGCCTTATCCTACCGGAGACCGTATATATATTTTTACTAAGCTCCAGTGGCTTTGCCCTCCTGTTTACCTATGCTGTTATTTTAGCAACCCACATCCGCTTCAGGAAAAAATATGGTTGTCCACCTAACGGGAAATGCCAGATGCCAGCTTATCCTTATTCAGATTGGATAGCCTTGACGGGACTTGTAGCCATAATAGTAAGCATGCCTTTAGTTCCTGGTCAAGGATCTGGGCTTATTGCAGGCCTGATAATAGTGGCTGTATACTCGTCTGCATATTTAGTAATGAGAAGTATCAAAAGGGTAAGAAAAAACCATAAAATTAATAACACCGGCATCGGTACACTTTCCAAGATGAGGATGAGCATGGAGGCTTCGGAAGAATTGACAGATAAAAATAGAGAAAGTGATAAAGATAGAAGCCATTAA
- a CDS encoding M15 family metallopeptidase: MKKIAIGLIIFGFFSIIEAIVNAVNGMAAAGNPVDEKYIRTMKQDLLCLMMAYPEYVKDIEGGDVNGKVYIIMKSGKKILYDDKRKKNHEEKLSNPDVQDMLEQIYPLTATKKLMAENFDPGRARVYDLLAEVYGGSQSVINKNLTNIKVGYHNCQFNKNNQAAEALRSVMEELIPLCKSNGRIENYVFPFSGSFNYRKIAGTNRLSPHSFGIAIDLARDKRDYWKWVSHKEGEKRLSSYPTELVELFEKNNFIWGGKWWHFDILHFEYRPEIIMKAKYFGKEKEEKVMWHDGAPINEAGVKELIEKIDNKLKRRDSA, encoded by the coding sequence ATGAAAAAAATTGCAATAGGATTAATTATCTTTGGATTCTTTAGTATTATAGAAGCAATAGTAAATGCTGTTAACGGGATGGCTGCTGCAGGGAATCCCGTAGATGAAAAATACATAAGGACAATGAAGCAGGATTTGTTATGCCTTATGATGGCATATCCGGAGTATGTAAAAGACATTGAGGGCGGCGACGTAAATGGTAAAGTGTATATTATAATGAAATCCGGCAAAAAGATTCTTTATGATGATAAAAGAAAGAAAAATCATGAAGAGAAACTTTCAAATCCGGACGTACAGGATATGCTTGAACAGATATATCCTCTTACTGCCACTAAGAAATTAATGGCAGAAAACTTTGATCCTGGACGGGCAAGGGTTTATGATTTACTGGCAGAGGTATATGGAGGAAGTCAAAGTGTAATCAATAAAAATCTTACAAATATAAAGGTTGGATATCACAATTGCCAATTTAATAAAAATAATCAGGCTGCAGAGGCCCTAAGGTCGGTGATGGAAGAACTAATACCTCTTTGCAAAAGTAATGGCAGAATTGAGAATTATGTCTTCCCTTTCAGCGGCAGCTTTAATTACCGAAAAATAGCAGGCACCAATAGACTAAGTCCTCACTCTTTTGGCATTGCCATTGACCTGGCAAGAGACAAAAGGGATTATTGGAAATGGGTATCTCATAAAGAAGGAGAGAAAAGACTATCAAGTTATCCAACAGAGCTGGTAGAATTGTTTGAAAAAAATAATTTCATTTGGGGTGGAAAGTGGTGGCATTTTGATATTTTACATTTTGAGTACAGACCGGAAATAATTATGAAGGCAAAATACTTTGGCAAGGAAAAGGAAGAAAAAGTGATGTGGCATGATGGGGCACCAATTAATGAAGCCGGAGTAAAAGAACTGATAGAAAAAATTGATAATAAACTAAAGCGCAGAGACTCAGCCTGA
- a CDS encoding cold-shock protein yields the protein MSMYTGVVKWFDNERGYGFISANNGDEIFVHKNSIRGEANDKELHEGSQVTFDVVEEKKGPMAINVQKL from the coding sequence ATGAGCATGTATACCGGAGTAGTTAAGTGGTTTGATAACGAAAGAGGCTATGGTTTTATTTCTGCCAATAATGGTGATGAGATATTTGTACACAAGAACAGTATCAGAGGGGAAGCTAATGATAAGGAGCTTCATGAAGGAAGCCAAGTAACTTTTGACGTAGTTGAAGAAAAAAAGGGACCTATGGCAATTAATGTACAAAAACTATAA
- a CDS encoding DEAD/DEAH box helicase: MEENKFYELGLSKEVLRAIDDMGFEEPSSIQAEIIPVLLEGFDAIGQAQTGTGKTLAFGAPILSKMKRMDGKINSIILTPTRELAIQVNDELNRIGKYVRVKLLPVYGGQPIERQIGALRRGIDIVVGTPGRVLDLIRRNVMDLSDIKFLVLDEADEMLNMGFIDDIEEIINSCSKERQTMLFSATMPDEIRKLARRYMKSDTKHITIAKNAMTVSTVKQYYYEIKQKDRFESFCRILDVDEPTSAIIFCKTKKGVDELVEAMQARGYNVEGMHGDMNQNQRLNTLRKFKEGNIEFLVATDVAARGIDVENVTHVINYDLPQDIESYVHRIGRTGRANREGIAYTLVTAREYRTLKQIEKVTKGKIKRREIPTVDDIFLTKYKNMLSRVKATLEKDTYKKFVPLAAELDEEFNLVDVAAALMEMIYSKEVSYDYEENSIDTAPSFIRLFLSVGRMDRVDPKLILKFFNNYADVNREDVGNIDILDKFTFVDVSDEVVEDIIKKCNGQKLCGRRMRIEVSKPRI, encoded by the coding sequence ATGGAAGAAAATAAATTTTATGAATTAGGATTATCAAAGGAAGTACTTAGAGCAATAGATGATATGGGCTTTGAAGAGCCGTCAAGTATACAGGCGGAAATTATACCCGTGCTATTGGAGGGGTTTGACGCCATAGGTCAGGCTCAGACCGGTACAGGAAAGACTCTTGCCTTCGGTGCTCCAATTTTAAGTAAGATGAAGAGGATGGATGGTAAGATAAACAGCATAATTCTTACACCTACCAGAGAACTGGCTATTCAGGTAAATGACGAGTTAAACCGCATAGGAAAGTACGTAAGGGTAAAGCTGCTGCCGGTTTACGGAGGCCAGCCTATCGAAAGACAAATCGGTGCCCTTAGAAGAGGCATAGACATAGTTGTAGGAACTCCGGGAAGAGTTTTGGATTTAATCAGAAGAAATGTTATGGATTTAAGCGACATAAAGTTCTTAGTTCTCGACGAAGCTGATGAAATGTTAAATATGGGCTTTATAGATGATATTGAAGAGATCATCAACAGTTGCAGCAAGGAAAGGCAGACCATGCTGTTCTCAGCGACTATGCCTGATGAAATCAGAAAACTAGCCAGGAGATACATGAAGAGTGACACAAAACACATAACAATAGCAAAAAATGCTATGACTGTGTCTACTGTTAAACAGTATTACTATGAGATAAAACAGAAGGATAGGTTTGAATCCTTTTGCAGAATATTGGATGTGGATGAACCCACTTCCGCAATAATCTTCTGCAAAACTAAAAAGGGTGTTGATGAACTGGTAGAAGCCATGCAGGCCAGAGGCTACAATGTTGAAGGCATGCACGGTGATATGAACCAAAATCAGAGACTTAACACTTTAAGAAAGTTCAAAGAGGGAAATATTGAATTTCTGGTTGCTACTGACGTGGCAGCAAGAGGTATAGACGTTGAAAATGTAACTCACGTTATAAACTACGATCTGCCACAGGATATAGAATCCTACGTACACAGAATCGGTAGAACAGGAAGAGCAAACAGGGAGGGAATAGCCTATACTTTGGTTACTGCCAGAGAGTATAGGACCCTTAAACAGATTGAAAAGGTAACAAAGGGTAAGATAAAGAGAAGAGAAATACCTACGGTAGACGACATATTCCTCACAAAGTATAAGAATATGCTGTCAAGAGTGAAAGCTACCCTGGAAAAGGACACATATAAGAAGTTTGTACCTTTAGCAGCAGAGTTGGATGAGGAGTTCAATCTTGTGGATGTTGCTGCTGCTTTAATGGAAATGATATACAGTAAAGAAGTAAGCTACGATTACGAAGAGAATTCTATAGATACGGCCCCAAGCTTCATCAGACTGTTCTTAAGTGTAGGCCGTATGGATAGGGTTGATCCTAAGCTAATACTTAAGTTCTTCAACAACTATGCAGATGTAAACAGAGAAGATGTAGGCAATATTGATATTCTGGATAAGTTTACCTTTGTGGATGTATCTGACGAAGTGGTAGAAGATATCATAAAAAAATGCAATGGACAGAAGCTTTGTGGCCGAAGGATGAGAATCGAGGTTTCAAAACCAAGAATATAA
- a CDS encoding LTA synthase family protein, producing MFINIKSLKSKLLKKGSFSKAILFSFIISVVACFILQFFQLSHNIWAVTNWIVQNIGIFVLSFVFIFFLQLFLLSIIGNLYYSSTVTFIILVAIGYSNSKKISVLGEPLYPIDFYQIRNIKSLFEMIGGSVSLLHIIGILLLCGTFVYLYKKLPKMKVSIRLRVITFTLSIFVIYSYLHFSEGFINVLAAGAGVEVVLWNQPENYETNGFVFGLLSNLENNVMEEPEAYSEETINQIVEKYKLKANEYNKQRNVLTKGEKPNIIFVMDETFWDPTRLESLSFSEDPIKELYEIMSKHSSGLLLSPEFGGNTANVEFEALTGLSMYNLIPSSIPYQQSLSKESAFPSIVSLLEDKGYDTLAIHPYKKVFYSRDSVYSALGFNSFLGETDMKHISRLSENAYVSDQAVVDEVLDKLQNTDSPMFIHAVTMQNHLPIQAGRHGTNSITITGLEGELKEELETYSQGIKQSALAMRNLTDALSELTEPTIVVFFGDHLPSFSTSVYEEAGFTKADPHESERLKSETPLFIYSNFSMEKRALNTMSPAFLGVTLLDMLEQPLSPYYAMLQDIKSRIPGLKLDVMVDSDNNIKTELTAEEKSLLEEYKLIQYDLLKGKKYSCPLMFNDSDMHQ from the coding sequence ATGTTTATCAATATTAAATCTCTTAAATCAAAGTTATTGAAAAAGGGCAGCTTCAGTAAAGCTATATTATTCTCCTTTATAATATCCGTGGTAGCCTGCTTTATATTACAATTTTTTCAGTTATCTCATAATATATGGGCAGTTACTAACTGGATAGTACAGAACATTGGTATATTCGTGCTTAGCTTTGTTTTTATATTCTTCCTTCAGCTCTTCCTGCTTTCTATTATTGGAAATCTATATTATAGTTCAACAGTGACCTTTATTATTCTTGTAGCCATAGGATATTCAAACAGTAAGAAGATATCTGTGTTGGGCGAGCCCTTGTATCCAATAGACTTTTATCAGATAAGAAATATAAAGTCCCTTTTTGAAATGATTGGAGGAAGTGTTTCCTTATTGCATATTATAGGTATTTTGCTCCTTTGCGGAACATTTGTGTACTTATATAAAAAACTTCCTAAGATGAAAGTTTCAATTCGATTAAGAGTTATTACCTTTACCTTATCAATATTTGTAATCTATTCCTACTTACATTTTAGCGAAGGTTTTATAAATGTTCTTGCTGCCGGCGCCGGAGTAGAGGTTGTGCTTTGGAACCAGCCGGAGAATTATGAAACTAATGGCTTCGTCTTTGGCCTTCTCTCCAATCTGGAAAACAATGTTATGGAGGAGCCTGAAGCTTATTCAGAAGAGACCATAAATCAAATAGTTGAAAAATATAAACTCAAAGCCAATGAGTATAATAAGCAAAGAAATGTTTTGACCAAAGGTGAAAAGCCAAATATTATCTTTGTCATGGATGAAACTTTTTGGGATCCCACAAGACTTGAAAGCCTAAGTTTTAGTGAAGATCCTATAAAGGAGCTATACGAGATTATGTCAAAACATTCCTCAGGCTTGCTTTTATCTCCTGAGTTTGGTGGTAATACTGCCAATGTAGAGTTCGAAGCCCTTACCGGTCTATCCATGTATAACTTGATACCGAGCTCTATACCTTATCAGCAGTCACTAAGCAAGGAATCCGCCTTTCCTTCTATTGTGAGCCTCTTGGAGGATAAGGGCTATGATACCCTGGCCATACATCCATATAAAAAAGTTTTCTACTCAAGAGACAGTGTCTATTCTGCCCTAGGCTTTAATAGTTTTTTAGGTGAAACTGATATGAAGCATATCAGCAGACTAAGCGAGAACGCCTATGTCTCAGACCAAGCAGTGGTAGATGAAGTACTGGACAAGTTGCAGAACACTGATTCGCCGATGTTTATTCATGCTGTAACCATGCAGAACCATCTTCCTATACAAGCGGGAAGACACGGTACAAATTCTATCACCATAACCGGCCTGGAAGGGGAATTAAAAGAGGAACTGGAAACCTACTCTCAGGGAATAAAGCAATCTGCTCTTGCAATGAGGAATTTGACAGATGCCCTATCAGAGCTTACTGAGCCTACTATAGTTGTATTTTTCGGAGACCATCTCCCCTCCTTCAGCACCTCTGTTTATGAGGAAGCAGGGTTCACAAAAGCTGACCCCCATGAGAGTGAAAGATTAAAATCAGAAACTCCTTTGTTTATTTACTCTAATTTTTCCATGGAGAAAAGAGCTTTAAACACTATGAGTCCTGCATTTTTAGGTGTGACCTTATTAGATATGTTAGAACAACCCCTTAGCCCTTACTATGCAATGCTTCAGGATATAAAATCCCGCATCCCCGGGCTCAAGCTGGATGTAATGGTAGACTCAGATAATAATATAAAAACGGAACTTACAGCAGAGGAGAAAAGCTTACTTGAGGAGTATAAGCTGATTCAGTACGATTTGCTGAAGGGAAAGAAGTACTCTTGTCCCTTGATGTTCAATGATAGCGATATGCATCAATAA
- a CDS encoding transposase zinc-binding domain-containing protein, translating to MNKITIKMILEHKWYEFKDKLSYRLPKDMREHIFNVVEKSLHCGDINKGYAEYMCFNCGEGIKAGFACKSKFCVKCGRLYTLKWVEKQQENMLNVVHRHSVFTIPEELRNYFYKRREMLKDLMDGVYQVIDYWYKKHKGKSYEVGLIAVIHTFVRDLKRNILRIIKLEN from the coding sequence ATGAATAAGATAACCATAAAAATGATTCTGGAACATAAATGGTATGAATTCAAAGATAAGTTATCATATAGATTGCCTAAAGATATGCGAGAGCATATCTTTAATGTGGTTGAAAAATCTCTTCATTGTGGAGACATTAATAAAGGTTACGCTGAGTACATGTGTTTCAATTGTGGAGAGGGTATTAAAGCAGGGTTTGCTTGTAAAAGTAAGTTCTGTGTGAAATGTGGAAGGCTATACACGCTGAAATGGGTAGAAAAGCAGCAAGAGAATATGCTAAATGTAGTACATAGACATAGTGTATTTACTATACCTGAGGAACTGAGAAATTATTTTTATAAAAGAAGAGAGATGCTTAAAGACCTGATGGACGGAGTCTATCAGGTAATTGACTATTGGTACAAAAAACATAAGGGCAAGAGTTATGAGGTGGGTTTAATAGCGGTAATTCATACTTTTGTACGAGACTTAAAAAGAAATATTTTAAGGATTATAAAACTAGAAAATTAA
- a CDS encoding ZIP family metal transporter, producing the protein MIVDWFTGLTPVLQALLATLFTWFLTALGAAMVFIFKSINKNVLNGMLGFAAGVMIAASFWSLLSPAIEMAEQAGKTPWVPAVTGFLAGGAFLLLVDKIMPHLHIGAPVEEAEGIKTSWQRSVLLVLAITLHNIPEGLAVGVAFGAIAADLPTASLAGAVALAIGIGIQNFPEGAAVSIPLRREGFSRFKSFIYGQASGIVEPIAGVIGAVAVVEIQSILPYALSFAAGAMIYVVVEELIPEAQEGRHTDIATIGALLGFAIMMILDVALG; encoded by the coding sequence ATGATTGTAGATTGGTTTACAGGATTAACACCGGTGCTTCAGGCACTTTTAGCAACACTTTTTACATGGTTTCTGACAGCCTTGGGTGCAGCTATGGTGTTTATCTTTAAAAGTATCAATAAAAATGTTTTGAACGGAATGCTTGGATTTGCAGCAGGAGTTATGATAGCTGCAAGCTTCTGGTCACTGCTTTCACCAGCCATAGAGATGGCAGAACAGGCAGGAAAAACACCGTGGGTACCTGCAGTGACAGGATTTTTGGCAGGAGGAGCGTTCTTACTTTTAGTAGATAAGATCATGCCTCACTTACATATTGGTGCACCGGTAGAAGAGGCGGAGGGAATAAAGACCAGCTGGCAAAGAAGTGTTCTGTTGGTTTTAGCAATTACCCTGCATAATATACCTGAAGGACTAGCTGTTGGAGTTGCCTTCGGCGCTATAGCTGCAGATCTACCTACTGCCTCTTTAGCAGGAGCTGTTGCCTTGGCCATAGGTATAGGAATACAAAACTTTCCTGAGGGAGCGGCAGTTTCAATACCTTTAAGAAGAGAAGGCTTTTCCAGGTTTAAAAGCTTTATATACGGTCAAGCTTCCGGTATCGTAGAGCCTATTGCTGGAGTAATTGGAGCGGTAGCAGTAGTAGAAATCCAGAGCATACTTCCTTATGCCCTTTCCTTTGCTGCGGGAGCAATGATATATGTAGTGGTGGAAGAGTTAATACCTGAGGCACAGGAAGGAAGGCATACGGATATTGCAACCATTGGAGCACTGCTGGGTTTTGCAATAATGATGATACTGGATGTGGCACTGGGATAA
- a CDS encoding DUF3785 family protein, giving the protein MEDYKFTYEDKTYELGEDNLDYFLNDEEKPVSGIDLAKIMTLLNEAEDVSFSLEYYDSPCDNCLKGKAEKEKYFKFLEYHFFLYTKEAAYVTSNIDKGRKEYFTSLLNKGLVDDSYIVSIMVCENCGNYAIEIEQCEV; this is encoded by the coding sequence ATGGAAGATTATAAATTTACATATGAAGATAAGACCTATGAACTTGGAGAAGATAATCTGGATTATTTTTTGAATGATGAAGAGAAACCTGTCAGTGGTATAGACCTAGCTAAAATAATGACCCTGTTAAATGAAGCTGAGGACGTAAGTTTTTCTTTGGAGTACTATGATAGCCCTTGTGATAATTGCTTAAAGGGCAAGGCTGAAAAGGAAAAGTACTTCAAGTTTTTAGAGTACCACTTTTTCCTATATACAAAGGAAGCAGCCTATGTTACCAGCAATATTGACAAGGGCAGAAAAGAATACTTCACAAGCCTTCTTAACAAGGGCCTTGTTGATGACAGCTATATTGTAAGCATCATGGTTTGCGAAAACTGCGGTAATTATGCCATAGAAATCGAACAATGTGAGGTTTGA
- the nhaC gene encoding Na+/H+ antiporter NhaC, translated as MNNVRKPYIWEALIPIIALIIFLSVTIIKFEGSAQIPLMFAALIAGIMAMRLGCKWEVLEKSIIDTISMSMQAILILIIIGTVIGAWILSGTVPAMIFYGLKVLSPGVFLVASCIICCIVALATGSSWTTAGTVGVALLGVGQGLGIDTPLVAGAIISGAYFGDKISPLSETTNLAPAMAGAKLFDHVRHMLYTTTPSLLISLMVYGLLGLKYANKELDYVQINQLLDGIQEQFTISPILLIPPVIVIILVVKKVPAIPGLFAGTLLGAIFAVIFQNKGIGDILNALNTGYVSETGVEAVDLLLTRGGAQSMMSTISLILCAMTFGGIMEKSGFLQVIVEKLLSYARSTGSLVLVTILSCIFTNIVTGDQYLSIVIPGKMYKDEYNRRDLHPKNLSRALEDSGTLTSPLVPWNTCGMFMSGALGVATLAYLPFAFLNWINPIVSVIYGYTGITMTKLEEGTEETVVAAEAS; from the coding sequence ATGAACAACGTAAGAAAGCCATATATATGGGAAGCTCTTATTCCAATTATTGCATTGATTATTTTTCTTTCGGTTACCATAATAAAATTTGAAGGCAGTGCTCAGATTCCTCTTATGTTTGCAGCCTTGATTGCTGGAATCATGGCCATGAGATTGGGATGCAAATGGGAAGTTCTGGAAAAAAGCATTATAGACACAATCAGTATGTCAATGCAAGCTATACTGATTCTTATAATAATAGGAACAGTAATAGGTGCATGGATACTAAGCGGAACTGTTCCTGCTATGATCTTCTACGGATTAAAGGTACTATCGCCGGGAGTATTTCTTGTGGCATCTTGTATCATATGCTGTATAGTTGCACTTGCAACAGGAAGTTCTTGGACAACTGCAGGTACCGTAGGAGTAGCATTACTTGGAGTTGGACAAGGTCTTGGCATCGATACACCTTTGGTAGCTGGAGCTATTATATCCGGTGCATATTTTGGAGATAAGATTTCTCCTCTATCCGAAACAACCAATTTGGCACCGGCTATGGCTGGAGCAAAGCTTTTTGATCATGTGAGACATATGTTATACACCACAACACCAAGTTTGCTCATTTCACTTATGGTTTATGGACTTTTGGGGTTGAAATATGCAAATAAGGAATTAGATTACGTACAGATAAATCAACTTTTAGATGGAATTCAGGAACAATTTACAATAAGTCCTATATTACTAATACCACCAGTGATTGTAATAATACTTGTTGTAAAAAAGGTTCCAGCTATACCGGGATTATTTGCCGGAACGTTACTTGGTGCCATATTTGCAGTAATATTTCAGAATAAGGGGATTGGTGATATATTAAATGCGCTAAACACCGGATATGTATCAGAGACGGGGGTTGAGGCTGTAGATTTACTGCTGACCAGAGGGGGAGCTCAAAGCATGATGAGTACTATATCTCTGATTCTTTGCGCTATGACTTTCGGAGGTATAATGGAAAAGTCTGGATTCCTGCAGGTTATCGTTGAAAAGCTTCTATCCTATGCTAGAAGTACCGGTTCACTAGTATTAGTAACAATACTTTCCTGTATCTTTACAAATATAGTTACCGGAGATCAATATCTCTCAATAGTAATTCCGGGAAAGATGTATAAGGATGAGTATAACAGAAGAGATTTGCATCCCAAGAACTTATCCAGAGCACTTGAAGATTCAGGTACTCTAACATCCCCACTGGTTCCTTGGAATACCTGTGGTATGTTTATGTCAGGAGCACTAGGGGTAGCTACCCTTGCTTACTTGCCTTTCGCTTTCCTGAATTGGATAAACCCCATAGTATCTGTAATTTACGGATATACAGGAATTACAATGACAAAACTTGAAGAAGGAACTGAGGAAACTGTGGTTGCGGCAGAAGCCTCCTAA